Proteins encoded within one genomic window of Bombina bombina isolate aBomBom1 chromosome 1, aBomBom1.pri, whole genome shotgun sequence:
- the LOC128661673 gene encoding profilin-2-like has translation MSWQDYITNLVDGKTCEDAAIVGFIGTPCGHITPPQVQTILSDDRTVVLINGVHIGLLKCSVIRDQLNVQDVYVMDVKTKNPDGPTYNVAVGKTNGSCHR, from the coding sequence ATGTCTTGGCAAGATTACATCACCAATTTGGTCGACGGAAAGACCTGCGAGGATGCAGCAATTGTTGGTTTCATTGGTACGCCGTGTGGCCACATCACCCCACCACAAGTGCAGACTATTCTTTCAGATGATCGGACTGTGGTCCTTATTAATGGAGTACACATCGGTTTACTGAAATGTTCTGTGATCAGAGACCAGCTTAATGTGCAAGATGTCTATGTTATGGATGTAAAGACGAAGAATCCTGATGGGCCAACTTACAACGTAGCTGTTGGGAAAACAAACGGCTCTTGTCATCGCTAA